In Rhodospirillales bacterium, a single window of DNA contains:
- a CDS encoding FAD-binding protein, producing MRVNALPDHNEALTELAERLCDRFSTGDAVREQHAHDESWHHPEAPHAVVFPESTEEVAAVVGICARHGTPVIPFGTGTSLEGQVVAVEGGVSIDMMRMNRVLEVNAEDLDCTVEAGVTRKQLNEYLRATGLFFPVDPGADASLGGMAATRASGTNAVRYGTMREAVLALTVVTADGRIVKTARRARKSSAGYDLTRLFVGSEGTLGVITEVTVRLFGIPEAISAATVAFDDIEAAVNAVIVTIQSGIPMARIELLDEVQIEAINAYSGLDNPVAPTLFLEFHGTEAGVAEQAERMGEICGEFGGKDFRWTAQQEDRNRLWQARHAAAWAAKAMRPGSSIWPTDVCVPISRLAECIVETKKDLETTDIPAPLAGHVGDGNFHLVFLLDRNNPDELAEAKRLNDRLVHRALAMGGTCTGEHGVGLGKMHVLQAEHGEAVSLMRQLKRAFDPQGIMNPGKILSD from the coding sequence ATGCGCGTCAATGCCCTGCCCGACCACAACGAGGCGCTGACCGAACTGGCCGAGCGACTGTGTGACCGGTTCTCGACCGGCGATGCGGTGCGCGAGCAACATGCCCACGACGAGAGCTGGCATCATCCCGAAGCGCCGCACGCCGTCGTCTTCCCCGAGAGCACCGAAGAGGTAGCCGCTGTTGTCGGAATCTGCGCCCGCCACGGCACGCCGGTGATCCCCTTCGGCACCGGCACGTCGCTTGAGGGCCAGGTGGTGGCGGTCGAGGGTGGCGTCTCGATCGATATGATGCGTATGAACCGGGTGCTCGAGGTCAACGCCGAGGATCTTGACTGCACGGTCGAGGCGGGCGTCACCCGCAAGCAGCTCAACGAGTACCTGCGCGCCACCGGTCTCTTCTTTCCGGTCGATCCCGGTGCTGATGCCTCGCTCGGCGGCATGGCGGCGACCCGCGCCTCGGGCACCAACGCCGTGCGTTACGGCACCATGCGCGAAGCTGTTCTGGCGCTGACCGTGGTGACCGCCGACGGTCGCATCGTGAAGACCGCCCGCCGGGCCCGGAAGTCGTCGGCGGGTTACGATCTCACCCGTCTCTTCGTCGGTTCGGAAGGCACGCTCGGCGTGATCACGGAGGTCACGGTGCGCCTGTTCGGCATCCCCGAGGCGATCAGTGCGGCGACGGTCGCCTTCGACGACATCGAGGCCGCGGTCAACGCTGTCATCGTCACCATCCAGTCGGGCATCCCCATGGCACGCATCGAGCTGCTGGACGAGGTCCAGATCGAGGCGATCAACGCCTACTCCGGCCTCGACAACCCGGTCGCACCAACACTCTTCCTTGAGTTCCACGGCACCGAAGCGGGTGTCGCCGAACAGGCCGAACGCATGGGCGAGATCTGTGGGGAATTCGGCGGCAAGGACTTCCGCTGGACCGCGCAGCAGGAGGACCGCAACCGGCTGTGGCAGGCGCGCCACGCCGCCGCCTGGGCGGCAAAGGCGATGCGCCCGGGGTCATCGATCTGGCCGACCGACGTCTGCGTGCCGATCTCGCGTCTGGCCGAATGCATCGTCGAGACCAAGAAGGATCTCGAGACCACCGACATCCCCGCCCCGCTCGCCGGCCATGTCGGCGACGGCAATTTCCATCTCGTCTTCCTGCTCGACCGCAACAACCCGGACGAGCTGGCCGAGGCCAAGCGCCTCAACGACCGCCTGGTCCATCGCGCGCTCGCCATGGGCGGCACCTGCACGGGCGAACACGGCGTGGGCCTGGGCAAGATGCACGTCCTGCAGGCCGAACACGGCGAGGCCGTGAGCCTGATGCGCCAGCTCAAACGGGCCTTCGACCCCCAGGGCATCATGAACCCCGGGAAAATCCTCTCGGACTGA